Proteins encoded within one genomic window of Macrotis lagotis isolate mMagLag1 chromosome 3, bilby.v1.9.chrom.fasta, whole genome shotgun sequence:
- the LOC141516424 gene encoding small ribosomal subunit protein eS27-like codes for MPLTKDLLHPSPKEEKRKHKKKRLVQSPNSYFMDVKCPGCYKITTVFSHTQTVVLCVGCSTVLCQPTGGKARFTEGRSFRQKQH; via the coding sequence ATGCCTCTCACTAAAGACCTCCTGCACCCCTCTCCCAAGGAGGAGAAGCGGAAGCATAAGAAGAAACGACTGGTGCAGAGCCCCAATTCCTATTTCATGGATGTAAAGTGCCCCGGGTGCTATAAAATCACCACAGTCTTCAGCCACACACAGACAGTGGTTCTCTGTGTTGGATGCTCCACTGTGCTCTGTCAGCCCACTGGAGGAAAGGCAAGATTTACAGAAGGACGCTCCTTCAGACAGAAGCAGCACTAA